CCTTCTCAATTTCATTAATATTTAAAGTATTATTCATATTACTAACAATTAATCCTCTGGCAACATTCAATTTAGCAGGCTGTTGAATTTCGTATGTTTCCTTTTTCTGAATTGAAGAAATATACATTTTCTCTTGATTATTATCGTCTTCATCTTCACTACAAGCAGCTAAAAAAAATAAAGGTGATATTAATAATAGTGCACTTTTTCTAATATTCATGTCTATAATGCTCCTTTCTTATTGTGATATTATGAAAATCTTTCACTACTATCGTCATACCTTATATTACCATAAGTTCTATTAATATTTATATTAAAGACTTTATATATTGCAACCGCTTTTTGTTATTTAAAGAAGGTGCAAAACGTCCAGTTGCTAGCAAATAAAACAATCGTTTTACTGTTATTTAAAGTGCATTTTGCATCCAAAATGGAGTTTAATCTACATACAAAAAACCCTATAAAAATACAGGGTCTTTGTAAATGATTTATATCAATAATTAACTCTCACTCATAAAGGCTTTTGAATAATTTACTGTTCCTTGAACATTAGTCAAAGAATCTTTCGTCAGTTCAATTGCCATAAATACTTCATCTGGCACTTCAAAAGGTGCTTTTATATTCCATAAACTTGCCTTTTTAAATCCGAATTTCGGATAATAATCTTTGTGTCCTAAAACGATTACTGACTGAAAACCAAGCTCTTTTGCACGTTTTAAAGCTGCATTAATGAGTTGACTACCTACACCTTTCTTGTGGTATTCAGGTGCGACTGCAACAGGAGCAAGTGCTAAAGAATCTACAGTTAAATTAGAAGAGACAATTGTTATTTTAGATAAAAGAATATGACCAACAATTTCATCCGTTTCCTGATTTATCGCTACTAATGATAAGTCAGAAACAAAAGCAACGGATTCCCTAATTTTATTCACAAGAAAATGCTCTTGTTTGTCACTTTGTTCTACATTTAAAAATGCCATTTTGACAACATCTTCAATTTTTTTGCAATCTGAAGGGTGCTCTTGCCTAATTTTAATATTCATATACTCTCCTATTTTTAAAAAATTTTCGTTTTAAAAAATTTAGAAATTACCCAACATACCTTCTTAATAATAATTATTAAGAAAGTTTACACCCCAGTAAGAAACATAAGTTTATCAAACAAAAACCTCCAATATAATATGAGCCTATTTTATTTCAAATTTATATGGCAAGTCAAACATGCTATTTTTTCGAATGAAATAAGTAACTGTGAAATTGTGTGTAAATTGTGTGGGTGACTGGCACTCCCAAAAAAAAATTAAGTTCGGTACTGTACCGAACTTAATCCTTACGAACTTATTTTGTTCCGCTTGCTCCAAATCCAGAAGCTCCACGAACAGTTTGAGATAATTCATTTACTTCTAGCAGTTGAATAGAAGGGACAATTTGGATTACCATTTGGGCAATGCGCATTGATTTCTCAACGATAAATGTTTCTTTACCATGATTAATTAAAATAACGCCAATTTCGCCTCTGTATCCTTCATCAATTGTACCTGGACTATTGAGAACAGTTACACTATGTTTTAATGCTAGTCCACTTCTTGGACGAACTTGCGCTTCTGTCCCTTTTGGTAATTCAATTTGTAAGCCTGTTTTTATTAATCTTGCTTCTCCCGAAGGAATTTCGACTGCTTCAATTGAATAAAGATCCATTCCCGCATCACCTGGATTTGCTTGCAAAGGTAGCAATGCATCAGCATGAATTCTTTTGATTTTTACGTCTAAGTTCATTATTTTCATCCTTAACGATTAAATTTAAATGTGTCATCTGTAATTGGCGCTACTTTTGCTTTTGCGTAAGTAGAACCCTTTTGTGAAAAGAAGTCATATGTTGAACCTTCATTGCGAATACCATTCATAACGATAGGATTAACTTCTTCTTCCGGGAACATTGGGTCAAATCCAACATTCATTAACGCTTTATTAGCATTATAGCGAACGTAAGCTTTTACTTCAGGCGATAAACCTGTTTCAGCATAAATATCCTCTGTATAATTCATTTCATTTTGATATAAATCCAGCAATAATTCATAACCCCATAATGTTAGCTCTTCTTGCTTTTCCTTAGAAAATTGCTTATATAAATTTTGAGCAAAGAAGCCTACTGCCACACCGTGGATGGATTCATCGCGTAAAATAAGGGAAATAATTTCTGCACTATTGCGAAGAAAGCCTTGCCCGCCTAAGTACAATGGGTAGAAGAAGCCAGAGTAGAAAAGGAATGATTCTAGCATAACGGACGAGAACATCGCTTTCCACAAACTTTCTGAATCCCCTTCTTCAATACTATTATAAATATCTGCAATTTTATTAGCCTTATATTGTAGATATTCATTTTTCTTTACCCATTCAAATAGCGCGTCAATTTCTTCATTTGTACAAAGCGTTGTGAATATATATGAGTAAGATTTTGCATGGATCGCTTCAAATGCATCAAATACAGTAAGAACAGCCTTTTCTTGAAGATCTGTTGTAAATGCAGCAACACGGTTCATCCCAATATTTGTTTGAACTGTATCAAGTAATGTTAAGCCTGCAAATACTTTCTTATACGTATCTTGGTGCTCGAAATTTTTCCACTGTTGGATATCCTTACTTACTGCAATTTCTTCTGGAAACCAAATTTGTTTCCATTGTTGGTCCCAAAATACTTGTGCTAGTTCACTCGTTGACTTATTCCAATTGACCGCTTCGTAAATTATATTTGACATGCGACACACTCCTCTAAGCTTTGCAAACGTTGACGGACATAATAAACAGATTTAATTCCCTTTACCCAAGCATAAATATAAATTTTAGCCAACTGTTCCGTTGTCCAGTTATCAGTTACATACAGCGTCATCGAAATACCTTGGTCTACATGTTTTTGAGATGCTGCATACAAATCGATTAAATCATATGGATTCACATCATATGCTTCAACATATAAATGACTGTTATCATTTGTTAAATGTGGCATTGGGTAAATTGTTCGACTATCCGCATAATCACGTACCTCTACGCGCTCAGTACTTGGTGCAATCGAAGCTGTACAGCTACGAATGTATGAAATACTACCAGTTGGTGCAATAGCTAAACGATAAGAATGGAATAAACCATATTGCATAACATCCTGTTTTAATGTTTCCCACATTTTTGATGTCACAATTGGAATATTTCCTAGTGCTTTTAATACAACGGGTGAGAGCTCTACTTCGATTTTATTTACATATTGATCAAAATAAACGCCTGAAGCATAATCACTATCTTCAAAACGGTAGAACGTTTCGCTTCTTTCCTTAGCAATCTCCATAGATGATTTAAGTGAATAATAGTTCATCGCTTCCATAAAGCTATCCATAAAATCAATCGAATCCTTTGAACCATACATGATTCCTTCTGTAACAAGATGGCCATGTAAATTCATACAACCAAGCCCTACCGAATGCATTAGTTTATTTGCTTTAGCTACAGGCGGTACATTCGTGATGTTCGTCATTTGCGACACATTCGTTAATAAATGCATTGCTGTATCAACTAATGTTCCAAAATCATTTACTTTACTTGCGGCATGAATATCAATTGAACCTAGGTTACACGATACATCCAGCCCGTATTCATTTGGTTCATTTTGGTCAGAAATTATACTTGTTTCTTGTACTTGTAGAATTTCTGTACATAGGTTTGACATTTTTACACGGCCTATATTTTTAAGTGGATGTACATCGTTGACATTATCATCAAAAATTTCGAAAGGATAGCCTGATTCAAATTGTGCTTTTTTCACTTCTGTATAAAGTCTACGAGCATTCAAGCGTTTAATTTTACGGATATTCGGGTTATCTAGTAACTCGTAATACATCTCAGTAATAGAGATTTCAGACATCCGTTTACCATATTCTTTATAAATATCATATGGGCTAAACAACACAATATCTTTATCACGTTTCATCAGTTCAAAGAAAATACTTGGAATAATAATACCTGTTGATAGCGTTGCAAGACGAATTTTATCATCCGCATTTGGCTTTTTCGATGAAATAAAATTTTCTATATCTGCGTGGAAAATATTTAGATAGACAACGCCAGAGCCGTTTCGTTGTCCAAGCTGATTCGAATAGCTAAACGAATTTTCTAAAAGTTTAGCAACTGGGATAACACCACTTGCACGATTTAAAATTTCTTTAATTGGATCACCTAATGGACGTAAATCAGTTAAGTTTACCCCCACTCCACCTCCAAGGCGAGATAGCTCCAAACAATAACCAATATTTTCAGCAATACTATTCATTGAATCGTCCATTGATAGTTTAAAGCAGCTTACTAATTCGCCACGTGCTTTTTTCCCACTGTTTAATGCAGTTGGCGTTGCTGGTTGGTACGCTTCCATCATTGCCTCAACAGAACGTTCTGCTAACACAGTGTTCCCTTGTGCTAAATATAAAGCGATGATAACAATACGATCTTCATATTTTTCTAAAATTTCTTCTCCGTCACGACTTTTCATTGCGTAGCTATCATAAAATTTACTCGCACTCATAAATGAAGGGAAACGGAAATTGTAATCGTATGCTTTTTTGTATAGATGTTTAATAAAATCTATATCATACATGTCAATAAATTGTTTCTCATAGTAACCCTCATCGACTAAATAGCGAATTTTTTCTTCAATATCAATAAAATAACGTAGACGCACATTTACATATTCTAAAAAATAACGGCGTGTTGCTTCACGGTCCTTTTCAAGCTCTAATTGACCTGTCGTGCTATAGCGATTAAGCACCTCATTATTAAGCTTTAAATATGTTTTCATCCCTTCACCCTCGTTTCATAAAACATTTGTATTACTTCATAATCAGCCTGATATCCCCGTAAATCTAATTTACATACTAACGGGACCTTATAGGCTTCTGCAATTTTCTCACCAGCTCCGCCAAACACATGGTGTCCAAAATTACTATTACCACTAACAGCTACTCCCTTGCAAAATTCCTTGTTTTGCTCTAAAAAGCGGGCTACTTTTGCAGGAATATCACCTAAGCCGTCTGTGTATGTTATTAAAAGATAGGGCTCAGTCAACAATAATCCTTCATATATTTCAATTGACTCACCATCTAATTTAGTAACAATACTTCGCACATTACCTGTACGACTGGCATAAACGATCATATTGCAATCATCTCAATTTGAGAAACGATTTCTTTGACATCTCCTATAAATGTGTCATTTACTTCAAGAACAGGCACACTTAAAAAGCCTGCGTCCATAATTTTTTGTTTTGCTTGTTCGTCATGATCAATATTCACAATTTCTGCCTCAAGTCCTGCACGTTGTAATTCCGATTTGACCCAAAGACATTTTGGGCATATAGTTTTAGTATAAAGTTTCATTTTAAATTCCCTCTTTTCATAATATAAAAAGGCTATCTCTCGGGAGAGACAGCCTAAGTTAGAAACGTAAAAAAGCCAAAGAATAGTCACGTCCCCATTTCTTATTCCCCGAAGAAAGGTTGATTTGTTTTATGATAGGCAGGTCTCCTGGCTTTGCTTCATTCTCTGATATCCTTCCCATACCAACGCACAGTGGATTAAATCATCGTCAGCTTAACAGTTGCGGGGACAGCGTCGGATATACCGAACTTCCCTATTAAACTACATATAGTAGTACCTACATAAAACGAACACAATATATTGTTATTGAACACAATTAAGTGTACCATCCTTCAAGTAAAAAGTAAATCCAGAAAAGTGAATTCTTTATAGTGTAACTTTTCATTATATTCTTTAGGAAGAACAAACTGTTAATAAATGAAAACGACTAGCTAGTTAAGCATAATAAACAACATAGTTAGTAGTTCCAAAGAAGTATAGCTTGATTTATAGAGACTATTCATAGAATCTCCAGGAATTATTATGCTACCTACTGCAGCCTATATTAAACTGAAGATTATATTTAATATACTTCTTAATATAAGTTTATATCTGTTAAACCATTTTAGCCACTATCGTAAGCCCTATTACTTTTTAGAAAAAAGATTTTAAAATGAACCTGCCGTATGTTCGATTTCATTTTTAATCATTTTGTAGCGATCAAACCTGTCTTTGTTGTTTTGCACTCGTTTGCTTTTCTAATTAAAAACAAATAGCCATCTGACATCAATGAAATCTCGACATCAGATGGCAATATAAGTTTTAAGCATGACTACACGTAAAGGTACCGACTAGCTCAGTTATGAGCTGGAATAAATGATTCAACAATTGCAGCTAAAGCTTGAATGGTATCATAGCTATCACCTGGAAACTCCGATTGGGCAAAGTCGACTTGAAGTTCCTCACACAATCTATGACACTCATATCCTACTTCAAAATAGGACTCAATATCCGCTGAAAGGGAAAGGAGCTCACAAGTGACGATACCTTGAGCACCCTCGCCTTGCAATGTATTAATTTTATCTTTTACATTTGGACCTAGCCAGTCACCTTTCCCATGACCGCTTCGATATGTAATATGCCAGTTATCAATTTGAACTGCTTTTGAAATGGCTTCGGCTAATTCGGAAAATTGGCGTACATAGTTCTCGTTTTTTTCCGGATCAATTGGCTGACTATGGACGGTATATAAAACATGCGTCTGTGCTCGTTTTTCAACAGGAATCCATTCATATGCACGTTGAACACGATCTTTATATACAGCAAGTAATTCATCGTTTAAATGCCAATTTTTCGCATGAATGACCTTAACGTCATGAGAAGCTAATAACGTACTAACTTCATCATGAAACGCTGCAGCACCTGTAGACATAATCGGATTTACAGGTAGCGTAATAAAAGTTGTGATACCCTCTTTAAGCATTGTGTCAACAACATCTGGAATATAAGGTTCTGTATGTTTGTATGCATTATATACTTTTACAGGCTGTGTTAAGCGATTCTGTAAAGAATGTTCCAGCCCTTTAGCAATACGCCCCGTATTTACTGCTAATGGATCAACACCACCTAATTTTTTAAATTGTGCCGTAACGTTTTCAATCACATGAGGTGGTGGTGTTTTACCTTTCATTATATGTGTAAAATAAGGTGTTACATCGTCTAAAGATTTCGGTGCGCCATAAGCGTAATAAATTATACCAATCATATTTTAAATCTCCTTTTCTTCATTATAATAAGTTAATTTTTATGGATGTTGTAGTTGCTGCATATTTCTACCCGAAACATGAGCTTCCATCATTTGCAAGAATTTGAGCACAATTTTACCGGGGTAAAGATTGGATTTCCATCTTGCATATAAATTTCAGCATCAATTTCAAAAATTGTTTGAAACATTTCTTTACATAATACACAATGTGGTGAATCGTCGTAATGTATTTTTCCTTTCTTTAGTACAATCAGCCGTTCACTATTTTGTGCAGCTTGGTTAATATCATGTAACACCATAATAACGGTCATATTGTATTTATGATTTAACTCTTTTACAAGCTCCATCACTTCTAATTGATGTGCAATATCTAGATATGTTGTTGGTTCATCTAGCAGTAACACTTTAGGATGCTGCGCTACAGTCATTGCAATCCAAGCACGTTGCCGTTCACCTCCAGACATCGAAGGCAGTACACGATTTTGCAAGTCTTTCAATCCAGTTACATCAATCGCCCAATCGACAATTTCTTTATCCTCTTTTGACAGGACCGTCTTCCCTCCGCTATGCGGATGACGCCCAAACTCTACTAACTCGCGCACTGTTAAATCTAATTGATGACTATTCATTTGCGGGAGCATCGTTAGTGTTTTAGCCACTTCTTTCGACTTCATTTCATGAATGTTTCGTTCATCTAAAAATACTGTACCACTATTTGGTTTTAAAAGACGTGAAATCACACGTAATAATGTTGATTTCCCCGAGCCATTTGGACCTATTAAACTAACAACTTCTCCTTCATTGATCTTCAAGGTAATATCATCTAACTTGAACTTGGTGAACTCATGTTGATATTGAATGTGCTCAGTTCGTAGCAATGGAATTCCCCTTTCTATGAATTAAATAAAGGAAATACGGCCCACCAATAAATGCTAGTAAAATGCCAACAGGAAACTCAATAGGATCAAATACTGTTCTCGCAATTGTATCAGCGAAAACAACAAGTAAGCCACCAGCTAAAGCTGAAGTAGGTAGTAAATATTTATGATCTCCACCGATAATTAGTCGTAAAATATGCGGTACAACCAAACCGACAAACCCAATTAATCCGGCAACACTTACTGCTATTCCTGCTAATAGCGTACTTAATGCAATTAAAAAGAATCGACTTCGTTCAACATTGTGCCCTAAAAGGCTTGCCATTTCATCTCCAAGACACATAATACGAATATGTTTAATTGCATAAAAGGATAATACAATTGCTACAAGAACATAGTAAATAATCATTTTAAACTGCACCCAACCAACACCAGTCAAACCACCAGACAACCATGGCAAGACAGATTGTACACGATCGCTATACAAAATCATAAGTGCATTTGTTCCTGCACCACAAAGTGCATTAATGGCTACCCCTACTAAAATAATTCGCATTGGGGATGTACCACCCTTTTTCACCGATAAAGAATACACTATCATTGCGGCGACAAAGGCACCTAAAAAAGCTGCAATAGGTAAATATATGATATAGCCAGGAAAAACAACCATTACTGCCACCGCCATAATTCCAGCGCCGGAAGTAATTCCAATTACCCCTGGGTCAGCTAATGGATTTTGCATGACACCTTGTAAAATCGAGCCTGCAATAGCCAAACAAACGCCTATAATTATACCCGTTAGTATACGGGGCATACGGATTTCCCACACGATTCGTCGTGCCATCGTATCTTCTGAACTAAAAATTCCATTAAACACTTCACTTACCGAAAACGAAACTTGCCCGATCATAAGGCTACCAACACTCACTATAATCAACAGGATCGGTAACATAATGAGAGCCAATCTTCGTTTTTTAGCAAGAGGGTGTGCATATTTTTCCTCTTCTACTATCATTCGTCATTTCCCCGCTATAAACAATTATTTCACTGCTTCTTCTGCTGTCTTTAAAACTCCTCGCATATAGTCAATGGCTTCTACAACCTGTGTGCCAGGATTGTCAAACAATTCTGCTGGTAAAATGATAATCTGATTATTTTTTACTGCATCTAAATTTTTCCACGCCGCATTTTCTTTCAATTGTTTTTCAAATCCTTCTTTTACTGTCGCTGGATTCGCGTGCGTAATCAGCATAATTACTTTTGGGTTGCGCTCAACAATTTTCTCAACACTTAAATTTGCATAAGTTGGAAACTTATCTGTCGCTGGTAAATCAGCTGCGATATTTTTTCCACCTGCCTTATTTAAAATATCTCCGTATAACGAATTATCAAGCGCAGCTAAATATGTACCTGGTGCTCCGTAAACGATTAAAGCATCTAAAGTTGATTCTGAACTGTCTTTCGCAATTTTCTCATCTATTTGTGCTACTAACTCATCTGCTTTTGCCGTGTTATTAAATAACACGCCATACTTTGAAATCGTTTTTTTTATATCATCTACAGAATTCATGTTCAAGTAGACAATTTTCGTACCTGTAGCTTCCACCGTTGTAGCGAATTGCTGGAAGCTTGGTGGGACAATAAGTATTTCCGCATTCAATGCAGCAATCTGCTCAAATGATGGTTCATGCGGGTTACCTATCTCTTGAATAGCTTTTACATCCTCCTTCATATCGGATGTAATCGTAGGTCGACCAGTAACATTTGCACCTAACGCAAGCAAAATATCCATCATTCCTGGATTTAATGTTGCAACTGAACTCGGCGTTGCTTCAAACTCAAGCTTATTTCCAAGGTCATCTACTAATGTTACCGACCCTCCTGTTTCAACTTGTTGTTCCATTTCTACTTTATCTGTTGAAGCATTCCCATCCGCTTGTTTACTTTCTTCTCCACATGCTGCTAATGATAATGCTAACGCACCTACTAATAGAAATTTAAACTTCTTCATGTTAACTACCAACCTTTTCTTTTTATTTGAAATGAAATTGATAATCATTCTCATACGGTTGTTTATGATTCTATTTTAAATAATAATAATTGTCAATAAACGTTTTTAATGTTGTTTTTTTAATTTTTTTATTGCATAGCCAATTAATGTATGTTTTAATTGATAATGAAAATCAATATCAATTAAAAAATGTTATAAAGGGGTCATAAACATGATTACAGTTACTAACCGCTTTTTAGTAAAAAAAGGTTTTGCGAATAAAATGGCACCATTATTTATATCTGATAAAACTTTATTGAACTGGGAAGGCTTTAATAAAGTTGAAGTGAACGTTTGCTCTGAACCAGAAGATCACGATGAAATGAACGTTATGATGTTCTGGGATACAGTCGAGCAATTCAAAGCTTGGCGCGAATCTGATGACTTTAAAAATTTACACCGACGTGAAGAGATTGGTAACAAAGAAAGCAGCGAAGCATCCCCAATAATAGGTAATCGAGTTGTTATTTCTGAAATCGCCGCTACTTTAGTAAAGTAATTTCAGTACAAGGTTTTCTTAAAAGGCTGAAGATGCACCAATTACAACTTTAATCTTTAAGATTACCATTGCCCATATCAGTATAAATACAAGAATAATAACTATACGTTCTCAGACGTTTTTCATCGAGTTTACAGGCTAGCATTCTAACTCAATTCGTTTAAGAACGCTTTTAAAATTCTCTTATAAAACCACCCACAATAGATAATTGTGGGTCCTTCTTCATAAACAACAGTTTTAACGGCCCATTAAATTTGGCGTTTTTCTACTTTTGCAAGCTATCTTATTAGCCAAATTTTAAATTTAGAACGCTTCCCCTTCTCAGTTGAAATCAAAAAATTATTTAATTCCTTATTTTTCTATAACCTATTCTGAAAAGTACTCAATT
The genomic region above belongs to Lysinibacillus sp. FSL W8-0992 and contains:
- a CDS encoding GNAT family N-acetyltransferase → MNIKIRQEHPSDCKKIEDVVKMAFLNVEQSDKQEHFLVNKIRESVAFVSDLSLVAINQETDEIVGHILLSKITIVSSNLTVDSLALAPVAVAPEYHKKGVGSQLINAALKRAKELGFQSVIVLGHKDYYPKFGFKKASLWNIKAPFEVPDEVFMAIELTKDSLTNVQGTVNYSKAFMSES
- the dut gene encoding dUTP diphosphatase translates to MNLDVKIKRIHADALLPLQANPGDAGMDLYSIEAVEIPSGEARLIKTGLQIELPKGTEAQVRPRSGLALKHSVTVLNSPGTIDEGYRGEIGVILINHGKETFIVEKSMRIAQMVIQIVPSIQLLEVNELSQTVRGASGFGASGTK
- the nrdF gene encoding class 1b ribonucleoside-diphosphate reductase subunit beta encodes the protein MSNIIYEAVNWNKSTSELAQVFWDQQWKQIWFPEEIAVSKDIQQWKNFEHQDTYKKVFAGLTLLDTVQTNIGMNRVAAFTTDLQEKAVLTVFDAFEAIHAKSYSYIFTTLCTNEEIDALFEWVKKNEYLQYKANKIADIYNSIEEGDSESLWKAMFSSVMLESFLFYSGFFYPLYLGGQGFLRNSAEIISLILRDESIHGVAVGFFAQNLYKQFSKEKQEELTLWGYELLLDLYQNEMNYTEDIYAETGLSPEVKAYVRYNANKALMNVGFDPMFPEEEVNPIVMNGIRNEGSTYDFFSQKGSTYAKAKVAPITDDTFKFNR
- the nrdE gene encoding class 1b ribonucleoside-diphosphate reductase subunit alpha, with protein sequence MKTYLKLNNEVLNRYSTTGQLELEKDREATRRYFLEYVNVRLRYFIDIEEKIRYLVDEGYYEKQFIDMYDIDFIKHLYKKAYDYNFRFPSFMSASKFYDSYAMKSRDGEEILEKYEDRIVIIALYLAQGNTVLAERSVEAMMEAYQPATPTALNSGKKARGELVSCFKLSMDDSMNSIAENIGYCLELSRLGGGVGVNLTDLRPLGDPIKEILNRASGVIPVAKLLENSFSYSNQLGQRNGSGVVYLNIFHADIENFISSKKPNADDKIRLATLSTGIIIPSIFFELMKRDKDIVLFSPYDIYKEYGKRMSEISITEMYYELLDNPNIRKIKRLNARRLYTEVKKAQFESGYPFEIFDDNVNDVHPLKNIGRVKMSNLCTEILQVQETSIISDQNEPNEYGLDVSCNLGSIDIHAASKVNDFGTLVDTAMHLLTNVSQMTNITNVPPVAKANKLMHSVGLGCMNLHGHLVTEGIMYGSKDSIDFMDSFMEAMNYYSLKSSMEIAKERSETFYRFEDSDYASGVYFDQYVNKIEVELSPVVLKALGNIPIVTSKMWETLKQDVMQYGLFHSYRLAIAPTGSISYIRSCTASIAPSTERVEVRDYADSRTIYPMPHLTNDNSHLYVEAYDVNPYDLIDLYAASQKHVDQGISMTLYVTDNWTTEQLAKIYIYAWVKGIKSVYYVRQRLQSLEECVACQI
- the nrdI gene encoding class Ib ribonucleoside-diphosphate reductase assembly flavoprotein NrdI, with amino-acid sequence MIVYASRTGNVRSIVTKLDGESIEIYEGLLLTEPYLLITYTDGLGDIPAKVARFLEQNKEFCKGVAVSGNSNFGHHVFGGAGEKIAEAYKVPLVCKLDLRGYQADYEVIQMFYETRVKG
- a CDS encoding glutaredoxin family protein, which gives rise to MKLYTKTICPKCLWVKSELQRAGLEAEIVNIDHDEQAKQKIMDAGFLSVPVLEVNDTFIGDVKEIVSQIEMIAI
- a CDS encoding ferrochelatase, with amino-acid sequence MIGIIYYAYGAPKSLDDVTPYFTHIMKGKTPPPHVIENVTAQFKKLGGVDPLAVNTGRIAKGLEHSLQNRLTQPVKVYNAYKHTEPYIPDVVDTMLKEGITTFITLPVNPIMSTGAAAFHDEVSTLLASHDVKVIHAKNWHLNDELLAVYKDRVQRAYEWIPVEKRAQTHVLYTVHSQPIDPEKNENYVRQFSELAEAISKAVQIDNWHITYRSGHGKGDWLGPNVKDKINTLQGEGAQGIVTCELLSLSADIESYFEVGYECHRLCEELQVDFAQSEFPGDSYDTIQALAAIVESFIPAHN
- a CDS encoding ABC transporter ATP-binding protein, with the protein product MLRTEHIQYQHEFTKFKLDDITLKINEGEVVSLIGPNGSGKSTLLRVISRLLKPNSGTVFLDERNIHEMKSKEVAKTLTMLPQMNSHQLDLTVRELVEFGRHPHSGGKTVLSKEDKEIVDWAIDVTGLKDLQNRVLPSMSGGERQRAWIAMTVAQHPKVLLLDEPTTYLDIAHQLEVMELVKELNHKYNMTVIMVLHDINQAAQNSERLIVLKKGKIHYDDSPHCVLCKEMFQTIFEIDAEIYMQDGNPIFTPVKLCSNSCK
- a CDS encoding FecCD family ABC transporter permease, whose amino-acid sequence is MIVEEEKYAHPLAKKRRLALIMLPILLIIVSVGSLMIGQVSFSVSEVFNGIFSSEDTMARRIVWEIRMPRILTGIIIGVCLAIAGSILQGVMQNPLADPGVIGITSGAGIMAVAVMVVFPGYIIYLPIAAFLGAFVAAMIVYSLSVKKGGTSPMRIILVGVAINALCGAGTNALMILYSDRVQSVLPWLSGGLTGVGWVQFKMIIYYVLVAIVLSFYAIKHIRIMCLGDEMASLLGHNVERSRFFLIALSTLLAGIAVSVAGLIGFVGLVVPHILRLIIGGDHKYLLPTSALAGGLLVVFADTIARTVFDPIEFPVGILLAFIGGPYFLYLIHRKGNSIATN
- a CDS encoding ABC transporter substrate-binding protein yields the protein MKKFKFLLVGALALSLAACGEESKQADGNASTDKVEMEQQVETGGSVTLVDDLGNKLEFEATPSSVATLNPGMMDILLALGANVTGRPTITSDMKEDVKAIQEIGNPHEPSFEQIAALNAEILIVPPSFQQFATTVEATGTKIVYLNMNSVDDIKKTISKYGVLFNNTAKADELVAQIDEKIAKDSSESTLDALIVYGAPGTYLAALDNSLYGDILNKAGGKNIAADLPATDKFPTYANLSVEKIVERNPKVIMLITHANPATVKEGFEKQLKENAAWKNLDAVKNNQIIILPAELFDNPGTQVVEAIDYMRGVLKTAEEAVK
- a CDS encoding antibiotic biosynthesis monooxygenase codes for the protein MITVTNRFLVKKGFANKMAPLFISDKTLLNWEGFNKVEVNVCSEPEDHDEMNVMMFWDTVEQFKAWRESDDFKNLHRREEIGNKESSEASPIIGNRVVISEIAATLVK